A section of the Citrobacter farmeri genome encodes:
- the ogt gene encoding methylated-DNA--[protein]-cysteine S-methyltransferase, which translates to MLTLLEEKMATPLGPLWVICDEQYRLRAIEWEQYSERMVQLLDIHYRAEGYTRISETNPGGLCDKLADYFAGNLSAIDTLPTATGGTPFQREVWQTLRTIPCGQVMHYGQLAEQLGRPGAARAVGAANGSNPISIVVPCHRVIGRNGTMTGYAGGVQRKEWLLRHEGYLLL; encoded by the coding sequence ATGCTGACACTACTGGAAGAAAAAATGGCGACCCCGCTGGGTCCGCTTTGGGTGATTTGCGATGAGCAGTACAGGCTGCGCGCCATCGAGTGGGAACAGTACAGTGAGCGTATGGTGCAACTGCTGGATATCCATTACCGTGCCGAAGGGTATACCCGCATCAGCGAGACGAATCCGGGCGGCCTGTGCGATAAACTGGCCGACTACTTTGCCGGCAACCTCAGCGCGATCGATACGCTGCCTACCGCTACCGGCGGAACCCCTTTTCAGCGGGAAGTCTGGCAGACGTTACGCACTATTCCCTGTGGTCAGGTGATGCATTACGGCCAGTTGGCCGAACAGCTGGGTCGTCCTGGCGCAGCGCGTGCGGTTGGCGCGGCGAACGGTTCGAATCCAATCAGCATTGTGGTGCCCTGCCACCGCGTCATCGGACGCAACGGCACCATGACCGGTTATGCTGGCGGCGTGCAGCGGAAAGAGTGGCTATTGCGCCATGAAGGTTACCTGTTGCTGTAA
- the smrA gene encoding DNA endonuclease SmrA, which translates to MNLDDKSLFLDAMEDVQPLKRCADVHWQPVRNARTPQRIDTLQLDNFLTTGFLEVIPLTQPLAFRRDGVQQGVLDKLRSGKYSQQASLNLLRQPVEACRQQLFSFLLQSLEDGLRNVLIIHGKGRDDNSHANIVRSYVARWLTEFDDVQAYCTALPHHGGSGACYVALRKSAQAKQENWERHAKRSR; encoded by the coding sequence ATGAACCTTGACGACAAATCGTTATTTCTTGACGCCATGGAGGATGTGCAGCCGCTGAAACGTTGTGCCGACGTTCACTGGCAGCCCGTGCGCAATGCGCGTACCCCGCAGCGCATTGATACCCTCCAGTTGGATAATTTTCTCACCACCGGTTTTCTGGAGGTTATCCCGTTGACGCAGCCGCTGGCGTTTCGTCGTGATGGGGTGCAACAGGGCGTGCTCGATAAACTGCGCTCAGGGAAGTACAGCCAGCAGGCGAGCCTGAATCTGTTGCGTCAACCCGTGGAAGCGTGCCGTCAACAGTTGTTCAGTTTTCTTCTCCAGTCGTTAGAGGATGGTCTGCGCAACGTGCTGATCATTCATGGTAAAGGGCGGGACGATAACTCACATGCCAACATCGTGCGCAGCTACGTGGCGCGTTGGCTGACCGAATTTGACGACGTTCAGGCTTACTGCACGGCGCTGCCGCATCATGGCGGCAGCGGGGCGTGTTACGTGGCGTTGCGCAAATCCGCGCAGGCGAAGCAGGAAAACTGGGAGCGCCACGCCAAACGCAGCCGTTAA